From Ascaphus truei isolate aAscTru1 chromosome 17, aAscTru1.hap1, whole genome shotgun sequence, the proteins below share one genomic window:
- the LHFPL4 gene encoding LHFPL tetraspan subfamily member 4 protein, whose protein sequence is MIFPDGWDSETIRDLCGDKTGKYSLGDCSVRWAYILAIIGILNALILSFLAFVLGNRQNDLLHEELKAESKDFVGTARI, encoded by the exons ATGATATTTCCGGATGGGTGGGATTCCGAGACCATCAGGGACTTGTGTGGAGACAAGACTGGGAAGTATTCTCTCGGTGACTGTTCGGTACGCTGGGCCTACATACTGGCGATCATCGGAATCCTGAACGCCCTCATCCTCTCCTTCCTGGCATTTGTCCTGGGAAACAGACAGAATGACTTGCTACATGAGGAGCTCAAAGCAGAGAGCAAAG ATTTTGTTGGAACTGCG AGGATATAA